In the genome of Triticum urartu cultivar G1812 chromosome 5, Tu2.1, whole genome shotgun sequence, one region contains:
- the LOC125507283 gene encoding zinc finger protein 6-like: protein MEHSSGTTSMELVQVENVEGEEEVQPANGEPSAPALELNLLSALGVDAKGKAKSSEAAGPSVEQKAAAATGGEKRRMFKCNYCQRKFYTSQALGGHQNAHKRERSIAKRVAAGRGGGPGALYGAADPLVPHHLRYPSVWPYSAPGRLFLGRGSAAAPFYGMHMHHHGWGAAALPSLAGLARHAAANRPMHPPEVPDAAPAMPAPIRWAGGSSGGSGSGHGGDQNGNEVKQEEIAGKIDLTLKL, encoded by the coding sequence ATGGAGCACAGCTCTGGCACCACGTCCATGGAGCTGGTGCAAGTGGAGAATgtggagggggaggaggaggtgcaGCCGGCCAATGGGGAGCCGTCGGCGCCGGCCCTGGAGCTAAACCTCCTCAGCGCCCTCGGCGTTGATGCGAAGGGaaaggccaagtcgagcgaggcggcggggccgTCCGTGGAGCagaaggcggcggcggccacAGGCGGCGAGAAGCGCCGCATGTTCAAGTGCAACTACTGCCAGCGCAAGTTCTACACCTCGCAGGCGCTGGGCGGCCACCAGAACGCGCACAAGCGCGAGCGCTCCATCGCCAAGCGCGTCGccgcggggcggggcggcggccctggCGCCCTGTACGGCGCGGCCGACCCCCTCGTGCCGCACCACCTCCGCTACCCCAGCGTCTGGCCCTATTCCGCCCCCGGCAGGCTGTTCCTCGGCCGGGGCTCCGCCGCTGCGCCGTTCTACGGAATGCACATGCACCACCACGGATGGGGCGCGGCGGCCCTGCCGTCCCTGGCCGGGCTCGCGCGTCACGCCGCCGCCAACCGCCCGATGCACCCACCGGAAGTCCCTGACGCGGCGCCGGCGATGCCCGCGCCGATCCGGTGGGCTGGTGGCAGCTCCGGCGGCAGCGGCAGTGGCCACGGCGGCGATCAGAACGGTAATGAAGTGAAGCAAGAGGAGATCGCCGGCAAGATAGACTTGACTCTCAAGCTCTAG